In Chrysiogenia bacterium, the genomic window AGATCTTCGTCGGGCAGCGGGGTGTAGCGCTGGTGGGGGTGGGCCGGCTCGGTATGCACCGTCACGTCGGCGATGCCCTCGACGTTTTCCTTGATGGCCGCGATCACATCGTGGGTGAGCACGTGGGCGCGCGTGACATTGAGATGCGGGGCGATCTGGATGTGCAGGTCCATGTAAATGGAGCCCGGCACCCCGCGCGTGCGCACCTTGTGGGCCGAGGCAACGCCGGGGACCTCGATCACGATCTTCTTGATGACATCGGGATCGATGAGGGCGGTATCGGCCAGGTAGCGCAGGTTGCTGCGCAGAATGTCGACGCCGGCGTAGGCGATGAATACCGCCACGCCGCCGGCGGCGATGAGATCGGCGAGCTGATAACCGGCGGCAACGAACACCGCTGCCGCCATGACGCCCAGGGTAACGAGCACGTCGGACTTGGTGTGGGTGGCGTCGCTGATGAGCACCTGACTGCCAAGCTCGCGGCCCTTCCTGTGTTCCCAGACGGCGACGAAGATGTTGATCGCGAGCGTCAGGCCCAGCACGCCGAAGGTGGCAATCGATACCTCGGGCAGGTCGCCCACCTTGCCGTGAAACCGGGCAAGCGCGTCGGTCACCACGTCGTAGGCCACTACCAGCAGGGAGATACCGATGATGCCGGCGGCAAAGAGCTCGAATTTATAATGTCCGTAGGGGTGCTCTTCATCGGGCGGGTGGCTGGCGATCCAGACGCCCGCGAGGGCGATTGCGTTGTTGAGCATGTCGGTAAGGGAGTGGAAACCGTCGGCGCGCACCGAGAGGATGTGGAAGGCGTAGCCATACCAGATCTTCATGCCCGCCACGAACAGATTGAGCAGGGCTTCAATATAGAGAACCCGCCGGACCGCCCGGTCACGCTGGCTGCCGGTATAAAGCTCTGGTGTGTGCGTCTCCATCCCGCGGTGAATCTAGACCGCGCTTGCAGATGATGGAAGTTGAAAGGCCAATTCAGGTGAGGGGCCAGCCCGCTCTGCTCGCAAGGGCGTTTACAAAGGCCCGGCCGGGCTCAGCGCGGGCGATGCCGGTAGGGAAGGGGATCCTCGACGCCCGCCTCGGCAAATCCCTTGAGTCGCAGCAGGCACGAATCGCAGCGCCCGCAGGGGCGGCCCTTTGCGTCCGGGTCGTAGCACGAGTGCGTCTTTGAGAAATCCACGCCGAGCTTTACGCCCTTGCGGACGATCTGCGCCTTGCTGAGCTTTAGAAGCGGCGCGCGAATGACGATGCGCTCGCCCGCGTCGCCGGCGCGGGTGCCAAGGCGCGCGACTCTCTCGAAGGCTTTGAGAAAGTCCGGGCGGCAGTCGGGATAGCCCGAGTAGTCGAGCGCGTTGGCGCCGATGTAGATCTCCCAGGCGCAGAGGCTCTCGGCCCAGGAGAGCGCGTAGGCCAGAAAGAGCGTGTTGCGTGCCGGGACGTAGGTGATCGGGATCTCGCCCGACATGGTCTCGACCGAGCGGTTCTTGGGAACCCGCTTGCTCGTATCGGTGAGCGCCGAGGCGGCGCGCCCAGGAAAGGGGATGCGGATGACCTCGTGGCCGGCAACACCCATGCGCTTTCCGGCGGCGCGGGCGCGGCGGACCTCCACGCTGTGGCGCTGGCCGTAGGAAAAGGTGAGCGCGTGGCATTCGAGCCCCGCGGCCTGCGCCTGTGCCAGGGTGACGGTGGAATCCAGGCCGCCCGAGAAGAGGACGACCGCACGCTTATTGGACGCTCTTGCCACGGGCCTAGACGCCTGCCTCCACGTCGGGCCAGAGCTGCTTGTGAAGCTGGAGCTGCAGGCGCGCGGGCGCATGCGCTTCCTTCATCCACTCGGCGAGCTTCGTGGGTTCGAGCTTTCCGTGCACCGGCGAGAACAGAATCGCGCGCACGCGCCGGGCCAGGTTGCGCTCGGAAATGGCGCGCATGCTCCAGTCGAAGTCCTCGCGCGAGGAAATGACGAACTTGAGCTCGTCGTTCTCGTCGAGGTGTTCGATGTTGCTCCAGCGGTTCTTCGATTCTTCGCCGGAGTCCGGGCACTTGAGGTCCATGATGACCTGTACCTTGTGAGGTACTTCGTCGATGGAGAGCGCGCCGCTGGTCTCCAGCATCACCTCGTAATCTTCGTCGAGCAGGATGTGCAGCAGATCGATGCACTTGGACTGGGCCAGCGGTTCGCCACCGGTCACTTCGACGAGTCGGCAGCCGTGGCTGCGCACTTCGCCCAGGATCTGGTGCAGGGTCATCTGCTTGCCGCCGTGAAACGCATACTCGGTATCGCACCAGGTGCAGCGCAGCGGGCACCCGGTCAGGCGAATGAACACGCACGGTCGCCCGGCGTTGGTCGATTCACCCTGAATCGAATAGAAGATTTCTGTAACCTGCAGGCTCATGCGGGTGGGTCTGCCTCGTCGCTTCTCAGCGGAATCTCATATTCTCTATTTCTTAGCGCAAGAACGTAGCGTCCGTCACTTGTTTCGCGGATATATCGGGCCAGCGTCAGGTGCGGGCCCCGCCGGAACTTGGTGCGCAGCCCGCGTGAGTCGGTGCAGATGAGCGCCCCGTCGGCGGCGGTGGCGAGCGTGGCGGGATCGAGCCTCTCGCGCGCGCCGGAGGCCAGCGTGAGCAGCACTTCCTCCAGAACGTCCCCAGCGGCACGCAGGGCGAGTTCCTCCACGAAAGAGGGGGCATCGTCCACTCGCACCGTACAGATCTCGCCTTCGCATTCGAGCTTGTACGAGTCTCCCTCTGCATAGATATCGCGAAAGAACTGACGGGCGAGTTCGGGATCGCTCACCGGGTTGCGCCCATAGCTCCAGCGCCCGGCCGCATCGAGGCGGTAGACGTAGCGGCGTTTGGACAGGTCTCGTGGGCGGGATGGGCTCATTTTGATCGACCGGGTCTGCTCCAGCGCGTCGGGCTTTCGAACGCTGCGTCCGAATTCGGGAAACATTCGGCAGGCGCGGAGCCTGCCGCGCCTCGTATTCTTAGTGATTTCGGGGCCTTGGTGCCAACACGATTGCGGCACGCCAATTGCGCTGCACTTCTCCGGGAAAGCTGGAGGACGTTTACATGTTGGCCAAAGTCTATTCGAGCGCCGTGCTGGGAATCGACGCCTACCGCCTGAGCGTGGAGGCCGACCTGGCCTTCGGACTGCCGGCCTACGCGACGGTCGGTCTGCCCGAGGGGGCGGTCAAGGAGGGGCGCGAGCGCATTCGCGCCGCGATCAAAAACTCCGGTTACGACTTTCCGCCCCGGCGGATCACGGTGAACCTGGCGCCCGCCGACATCCGCAAGGAAGGCACGGCGCTCGACCTGCCGGCCTCCATCGCGATCCTTGCGGCAACCGGCCAGGTCTCGAAGGACCGGCTCCAGCAGTTTCTCATCCTGGGTGAGCTCTCACTCGATGGCGCCGTCAAACCGGTGCGCGGCGTGCTTTCGGTGGCGGCGCTCGCCCGCAAGATGGGAGTCGACGGCCTCATCGTTCCCGCCGCCAACGCGCGCGAGGCCGCTGTTGTGGACGGCGTGCAGGTGCTCCCGGTGCGCCGCCTCTCCCAGCTCGTCGAGTTTTTAAACGGCCACCAGGACCTCCCGCGCTTTGAACCGGGGGCCGCGGCCGCCGAAGAGGCAGATCCGCTTCCGCCCATGCTCGACTTTCTCGATGTGCGCGGGCAGGAACATGCCAAACGCGCCCTCGAAGTGGCCGCCGCCGGTGGGCACAACGTGCTGCTCATCGGGCCGCCGGGTTCGGGAAAGACAATGCTCGCCAAGCGGCTGCCGGGAATCCTGCCGAACATGGATTTCGAGGAAGCACTCGAGACCACGAAGATCTACTCGGTCTCGGGCAAGGCCGGCACGCGGCGCGGCCTGATGAGCGCGCGCCCGTTTCGCTCGCCCCACCACACGGTCTCCGATGTGGGGCTCACCGGCGGCGGGGCCGTACCGCGCC contains:
- the queE gene encoding 7-carboxy-7-deazaguanine synthase QueE — translated: MSLQVTEIFYSIQGESTNAGRPCVFIRLTGCPLRCTWCDTEYAFHGGKQMTLHQILGEVRSHGCRLVEVTGGEPLAQSKCIDLLHILLDEDYEVMLETSGALSIDEVPHKVQVIMDLKCPDSGEESKNRWSNIEHLDENDELKFVISSREDFDWSMRAISERNLARRVRAILFSPVHGKLEPTKLAEWMKEAHAPARLQLQLHKQLWPDVEAGV
- a CDS encoding YifB family Mg chelatase-like AAA ATPase, with the translated sequence MLAKVYSSAVLGIDAYRLSVEADLAFGLPAYATVGLPEGAVKEGRERIRAAIKNSGYDFPPRRITVNLAPADIRKEGTALDLPASIAILAATGQVSKDRLQQFLILGELSLDGAVKPVRGVLSVAALARKMGVDGLIVPAANAREAAVVDGVQVLPVRRLSQLVEFLNGHQDLPRFEPGAAAAEEADPLPPMLDFLDVRGQEHAKRALEVAAAGGHNVLLIGPPGSGKTMLAKRLPGILPNMDFEEALETTKIYSVSGKAGTRRGLMSARPFRSPHHTVSDVGLTGGGAVPRPGEVSLAHNGVLFLDELPEFKKNALEVLRQPMEDGRVTIARASMTLTYPSAFMLVAAMNPCPCGYLGDPQHECVDSQQNVQRYRSRISGPLMDRIDIQIEVPRVRYQDLADERRGEGSTEIRARVGAARAIQHERFAAAAGPMGPHVACNARMSSAQRERFCEIDSEGHRLLEMVVDRMGLSGRAFDRILKVSRTIADLEGAERISVAHLSEAIQYRSLDRNRW
- the queC gene encoding 7-cyano-7-deazaguanine synthase QueC, encoding MRPRACSSSFTSSSGPTWRQASRPVARASNKRAVVLFSGGLDSTVTLAQAQAAGLECHALTFSYGQRHSVEVRRARAAGKRMGVAGHEVIRIPFPGRAASALTDTSKRVPKNRSVETMSGEIPITYVPARNTLFLAYALSWAESLCAWEIYIGANALDYSGYPDCRPDFLKAFERVARLGTRAGDAGERIVIRAPLLKLSKAQIVRKGVKLGVDFSKTHSCYDPDAKGRPCGRCDSCLLRLKGFAEAGVEDPLPYRHRPR
- a CDS encoding cation transporter; the protein is METHTPELYTGSQRDRAVRRVLYIEALLNLFVAGMKIWYGYAFHILSVRADGFHSLTDMLNNAIALAGVWIASHPPDEEHPYGHYKFELFAAGIIGISLLVVAYDVVTDALARFHGKVGDLPEVSIATFGVLGLTLAINIFVAVWEHRKGRELGSQVLISDATHTKSDVLVTLGVMAAAVFVAAGYQLADLIAAGGVAVFIAYAGVDILRSNLRYLADTALIDPDVIKKIVIEVPGVASAHKVRTRGVPGSIYMDLHIQIAPHLNVTRAHVLTHDVIAAIKENVEGIADVTVHTEPAHPHQRYTPLPDEDLEFREPVG